DNA from Lagenorhynchus albirostris chromosome 3, mLagAlb1.1, whole genome shotgun sequence:
GTAAAGCGTGGCTAGAAGCTTTCATCATGAGGAAAACAGTGCCCTCTGCTGGCAGTGTCCAGGAGGGTGGAATTCACCGGACTTCTGGTactggcccccaccccacccctagtCTTAGTCTGTGGTGCCAATATAGAACACCTATGCTGAGCTCATTCTTGCCCTCTGAAGGAATAACGGGGTGTGGAAGGGAGATAAactggggcaggaaggagacGGAGGCAAAATGGAAGGACAGGCGCAGGAGTTGTGGCCCTACTTTTGTGGGCTCGCTCGATCTGGTAGAGACAAGCACAGAAGCCTCATATTTCCCCATGGCAAAAACCAGCAAAGAACCAAAGTGCAGTTTAACCAGACAATGGCAGACGCTGCTTCTCATGCCCATGCCGGGCTGGGAGTGTTTTGTCTGAAATACACAATTTCCACTGGCCTAATGGACGACGTTAAGTGTGTTTCTAAGTATATCACAATGGGAGAATGCAGTGGGGACTGTACAGGGCAAAAGCCAGAAATAAGTAGATTCCATCCAGAACGCGTCTCTAAGCGAGCTGCCCTGCTAGGCAGAGGATCTTAGAGCGGAGGCCCCGCCCACGGCGttcaaaggagaaaagcaaagcatAATGTTAGAATCAGCAGGAGCCCCATATGTTTTTTATAAAAAGGCACAATGTGAGCATTGTTCTGTGCTCAATAGCGCGACTGTTATAACTAATGCTTTTGGTATGAATACGACCATTTAACATTCCCAACCAGTTGCACTTAGTGACAATATGCATCAGAAAACGAGCCCAGAAGCAGAGATTTCTCACTTTGAGGTCTGTTGGCTttagatacacatacacatgcctATTAATGTGCCCAGcttccaaaaatacactgaacatTTACATGAACAATGTTCTTGTTCCTGGCCTTAGCAGCTACAAATACTAAGATTTTCAATGTATATTTGAGAACTGAACATTGATTCTATGTACACAAGACTGACACACAGAGGGGAGTGTGTGTCCTGTTTCATACCACTCTAGCCCTTAACTCCCAACCTTAGCCCATCCCCAAACTGCCATCTCCAGAACACAAGAAAAGCTGCCTCTGCAACTCCTCAGCACCACCCCCACAATAATAGGTCTCCAGGTCCCCCATGACTCACCTTCAGCTCCCATCCCCCCAACTGCCCTCCTTAAGCCTGGGTGACCTAGTGGGGACTCCAAAGGAAAGGCGGATAAATTCAGTTTATCCAATTATCCAACATaattggaagaggaagaaagttcTTTCTGGGTCTTGGAATGAATGTCCCCAAATGTCCAAGTGTACTTGACATTCATCAGGGTTTTTAGGCAGCAAAGCATCTGAATCCATTTTCCATTTGGGGAAGTTCCCTATCCCTTGTCTTGAAGGGAGGCAGTCCCCCACTTCCACTATACTACTCATGTCGGGGGCTTGGGTAAAAACCAGCAAAAGAGACCTGGCCTCAGCCAATCAGGCCTAGCTTTCATGGTAATAATGCAATCACCAGAATATTTAGGGACTACTGGTGACAGCATCTGCTTGGCCCCTCCAGTTTTCAAGCCTGTTTCTTCAGTCTTCCTAGGGATCCCCAGGGCTGAGTGATGTCCTCCAACAAATCTCTCTTCTGCTCTAGTCTGGCAGGTGTCTGTAGTGTGCAAACAAGATCCCTCCTCCAAGCCAGGCTCCAGCTGATACCGCACACTTCTCACATCAATTTTTtattgagagggaaaaaaaatggccaTTTTGCATCTTAAGTTGAAGTGCTCCTCTGACTTGTCTCCTCTCCCTCCAACCAACCCTGACCGAAAAGGGGGAATACTGCAGACTTTAAAATTCATAAGTTAATTACCAAATAATCCACAAGACTTGGGTAAGGCCACATGAGAACACTTGGAAAAAGTACCCCAGGAAGGCCGGGCCTGGGTCTTCCCCACCCCAAGGGAAAAGCACCGAATAAACCAGCGTCATCCCAATCAATCACGTGGGTGAGAGGCAGGGGCAATgctcctcacccccagccccctgtAACTagatgaggggaggggggaagggcggTTTATCCGGAGGACGGGTGCCTGGGGGCCAGGCCGGCCTGGGAGTCGCAGGACGACGGCCAAGGTCGGTCCTGACTGTGTCCAGTTGGTCCTGAAGGAGGCGGACCCGCTCGTCCAGGCTGCGCTGCTGGGCCAGGACAGCGGCCTTGCCGACCAACAGGGCGCGATAGGCGCGCAGTTCGTCGGCGGGAAGTGCGCGCGCCAGCACCTCGCGCAGGGCCCGCTCGCGCCGTGCCACATGCTGCTTCAACTCCTTGGCGTCTTCCTGCTGCCGCTGCAGGAGCCCCAGTCGCTGCAGCAGAGAGGCCTGGAGCCGCGGGGCGAGGGCGCCGTGAGCGGGGCGAGGGTGCCGCCGCTCCCGGGAGGCTTCCAGCCGGAGCCCGAAGGCCCCTcaccgccccgccctcccccagcccaaacCCGTTACCTGCTCGTCAGGGTCGCCGTCTGCGCCCGCCCGGGCCAGGGCGCGGTGCACGCGGTCCAGGCGACtgcccagcagcagcaggaggccaAGCACGCGCTCTATGTCGGCCATGAACCGGCTGAACCGCTCGAGCTCGTGGGGTGCACAGGCCTGGCCGACCGCGGCCTCCAGGGCAGCCCCGCGCCTGGCCCAAGCCTGGGCCGCTCCCTGCAGCTGCTCCTGCTCGGCCTGAAGCTCCCTTAGCGTCTTTTGAAGGAGGTCCGCCAGCTCCACCTGCAGGGAGGGCGCGGGCACCTCAGTCTGGAGGCAGGGCCCTGACTTAGCCCAGCCTCTAATAGCCCCTCCACACTCACTTTCTTGGCTTGGATGCTGTTATTTGGCTCGGGGAGACCCGGGCCGCATGGCTCGTCAGGCACAGCGTAGGTGGTAAGGTTTTCAGGCCTTGTCTCCTTCTGAGAAGCTGGCAGGCGCTGGGTGGAGTTAAGTAGGTAAGAGCTGGGGACAAAACCAGAGTTCCTTGGGTCGTCCTGCCCCAGGCTGCATGGGCTTAGAATCCCCTGAGTCCCTGGTACCCCTCACTCACCTTGACGCAGAAGTACCAGCTGCTTCCTCTCCAGCCTCTCCACAGGCTGGCCTCATTGCAGCCCAGACCTCGGCTAAAGGAATCAGCCCATCCAGCAGGCCCAGGGATGGCTCCGGGCTGGGATAGGAGGTGAGAGTGTCACTCAGAGAGGGATCCAATCTGGCCAGCTCCTGAACCAGCTCCTCGAGGCGTGGACTGGGCCATGTTGACCTGGAACCAGTCTGGCCAGTGCCCCAAGCCAGGGCAGTGTGGTCAGAAGGCCCCGGGGTATCATTGCCTGGAGGTCTCAGGGCATCACATGGGAGAGGTTTGAGGGGGTCAGTCTCTGCAGCTGTGGGGGGATCAGTGGTCAGCAGTCCAGTGGGGTCAAAGGTTGCAATGTCACCATTTGCAGTCCCAGGGGGACTACAGCTTGTAGGTCTGGAGACACTCACAGAACCGTTTACCCCCTGCCAACAGTCATCCGCCCCTGCAGTCTCTGGATGCTCATGGAGGGGCTGCTCTGAGGGGATTATAGCCTGGTCAGCCCTCTGACCCAAGCCAGCTCCATACTGCCGGTCAGAGGCATGGACACTGGAAGTGGAAGAGACACTAAATCAGAAAAAGCTCTGGCCAAAGATAAATGGTGGCCTCCAAGGGCCATCCacctcccccacctcacccccctgGCTCCCAGCCACCAGCCAGGAGAGGGTTCCCTGCCCCTCCAGCATTTTGTAGATGTGTGTAGGAAGGGGGTATCTCACTCTGCTTGAAAGCCTGAGGAAATTCACCTGTTTGGGAGCCCCAGGGGAGCATGGGAGTCTGCAGGTGATCTCATTCTGACCAGCGGGGCTTCTTCCAGGAAAACTTCATCATCAGGAAGGGATGGGAGCCGGGCAGACACAATGCAGTTCTCTGAGGCCCTATGCTCCCAGTCGGAGGGACTGCTCTGGGGGCCCTCTGCAGAACACACCACTGCAACTTCCTTCTGAGTCAGGAACCTGGAAGCAGGGACCCCACACTGACCAGAGGGACCAGGAAGGAAGATTCTGGTTCTGCACCAGACAGACAGTAGGGTGTTGGGGGTGGGATTAGGGGATGTGGTTTGCAAAAGACAGAAGGCTCAAACTGAGGGTGAGTGGGAGGCCCTCTTCTTTCTTGAGCAAGAGATATGAAAGCTGCCTCCCCCAGCTTTCAGTCCCCAGAGTGGTCCATGTCTCTCACCTGGAAAGTTTGGTCTGAAACAATGGTCTGGGGGTTTCTGCTCCTTGGGGAACAGCCTGGAAAGGCAAGCAGTTGGATGAAATGTTGCTCAAGTTTTCAATCTTCTGGATGCCCCCAAGCCAAGCTTGCAGCCCCTATCTTCCATACCTGGGCAATGGGCATGACCCCTCCTGGACTTCCCCAGGGGGACAAGACTTCCCCCGAAGCGCTCTGACTCCGACCAGCAGGCCTATAGGCATTGCTGAGCCTCAAGGACCGGGGTTTCGGGTCCTCTATGCTTCGGGGCTGGGTCGCAAGCAGCCATCTGATCTGGTGACCTTCGAACTCTGCCAGCGTCCGCTGCTGCCATTCCCGGGGCTCTGGCCTGGCGAGGCCAGAGCTGGAGCAGGCCTCCCCCGAGCATTCCCCCGTCAACCCACCGCCCCGACCCACGCGATCCAGCTTTCCCGGCTCTGAGAAGCACCATTGCCGCTGCTGGTTGGCGAGGCGTCCCCTGCCGGCGGTTACCGGCGCGGGAGCCCCGGGGCGCGCCGGCTCCGCTTCCCCGCCGGGTTGGCTGAGCAAGGCAGAGCGCGGGTGCGCGGCGGAGGGCCGCGCGGGGGCCGCGGGCCGCAGACGGGCGGGCAGGCTCATGCGGAGCTCCTTGCGCTGGAAGGACGTCTCCCGGAGCACTCGCCGCTGCGCGCCCTGCAGCCGCTGGCGGTAGGCGGCCCGCGACGCGGGCGGACTGGGCGGCTCGGCTGCCCGCGCCGCGGCCTCCGCCTCGGCCGCCAGCGCGTACAGCAGCGGGGTGGTCTGGCGGCTGAGCGGCCCCGGGGTCCCCCGGATCTCGGGGGGACGAGGCCCACTGCGTGCGGCGGCCGCCGGCCGGGGCTGCGGGGAGGTGCGAAGCCCGGCGGTGGGGGCCGGGCCGCCCCACACCACGCGCACGTAGTCCCAGTCCAGGTAGGGAAGTTGGTGGGTCCCCGGCGACGGTGTGCGCGGCTCAGGACCGCCAGAGGCGGCGGAGAAAGAGCTGTAGGCCGAGTCGGCGCGCGCGGACAGCCGCCGCAGGTCCAGGCTGCGAGTGGACGAGGCCGGCGAGGCGCAGTCGCCTCCAGGACCCAGAGCCTCCATGGCTGCGCGGACGCGGGCAGAGGCTGGCCAGCTCTATGGGGCCTGGAAAAGCATAGATGGGGTGGTGGGTGAGGCGCtccgggttagggttaggacaaCCTCCTGGCACCTCCAACACGGACATGCTTACACATCCCCTCCCTATCTCACGACCCTTATTAGCGCTGGCAACCCCCCACCTCCCTAGTCTGGAATGGCAAGGGCAGTAGGACCAGGGGAACAGCTCTGGAGATTGAGGGCCTTAGCTCAGGGGAAGGAACTAGCGACTAGCGCGTCCCCCGCTGGGGCTCTTCTGGCCCGCAGCCCCGGCTTCTACCCTGGCACCTCCTGGAGCTCTGAGAATGTACCCGTgctcctgccctccccagccctgtcccACCCTGGCTGCTTCCTGGCTGCTTTGTTAGCTTCTCCATGTGATCTTTCCCTGATAAACAATGGTCAAGAACGATCTGAGATCACAGGGGAGACAAGAAAGGAGGGGGAAAGACCCAGGTCAGGTGGCAGGGGCAGC
Protein-coding regions in this window:
- the SHROOM1 gene encoding protein Shroom1 isoform X4 — protein: MEALGPGGDCASPASSTRSLDLRRLSARADSAYSSFSAASGGPEPRTPSPGTHQLPYLDWDYVRVVWGGPAPTAGLRTSPQPRPAAAARSGPRPPEIRGTPGPLSRQTTPLLYALAAEAEAAARAAEPPSPPASRAAYRQRLQGAQRRVLRETSFQRKELRMSLPARLRPAAPARPSAAHPRSALLSQPGGEAEPARPGAPAPVTAGRGRLANQQRQWCFSEPGKLDRVGRGGGLTGECSGEACSSSGLARPEPREWQQRTLAEFEGHQIRWLLATQPRSIEDPKPRSLRLSNAYRPAGRSQSASGEVLSPWGSPGGVMPIAQAVPQGAETPRPLFQTKLSSPEPSLGLLDGLIPLAEVWAAMRPACGEAGEEAAGTSASSSYLLNSTQRLPASQKETRPENLTTYAVPDEPCGPGLPEPNNSIQAKKVELADLLQKTLRELQAEQEQLQGAAQAWARRGAALEAAVGQACAPHELERFSRFMADIERVLGLLLLLGSRLDRVHRALARAGADGDPDEQASLLQRLGLLQRQQEDAKELKQHVARRERALREVLARALPADELRAYRALLVGKAAVLAQQRSLDERVRLLQDQLDTVRTDLGRRPATPRPAWPPGTRPPDKPPFPPPLI
- the SHROOM1 gene encoding protein Shroom1 isoform X1, with the protein product MEALGPGGDCASPASSTRSLDLRRLSARADSAYSSFSAASGGPEPRTPSPGTHQLPYLDWDYVRVVWGGPAPTAGLRTSPQPRPAAAARSGPRPPEIRGTPGPLSRQTTPLLYALAAEAEAAARAAEPPSPPASRAAYRQRLQGAQRRVLRETSFQRKELRMSLPARLRPAAPARPSAAHPRSALLSQPGGEAEPARPGAPAPVTAGRGRLANQQRQWCFSEPGKLDRVGRGGGLTGECSGEACSSSGLARPEPREWQQRTLAEFEGHQIRWLLATQPRSIEDPKPRSLRLSNAYRPAGRSQSASGEVLSPWGSPGGVMPIAQAVPQGAETPRPLFQTKLSRTRIFLPGPSGQCGVPASRFLTQKEVAVVCSAEGPQSSPSDWEHRASENCIVSARLPSLPDDEVFLEEAPLVRMRSPADSHAPLGLPNSVHASDRQYGAGLGQRADQAIIPSEQPLHEHPETAGADDCWQGVNGSVSVSRPTSCSPPGTANGDIATFDPTGLLTTDPPTAAETDPLKPLPCDALRPPGNDTPGPSDHTALAWGTGQTGSRSTWPSPRLEELVQELARLDPSLSDTLTSYPSPEPSLGLLDGLIPLAEVWAAMRPACGEAGEEAAGTSASSSYLLNSTQRLPASQKETRPENLTTYAVPDEPCGPGLPEPNNSIQAKKVELADLLQKTLRELQAEQEQLQGAAQAWARRGAALEAAVGQACAPHELERFSRFMADIERVLGLLLLLGSRLDRVHRALARAGADGDPDEQASLLQRLGLLQRQQEDAKELKQHVARRERALREVLARALPADELRAYRALLVGKAAVLAQQRSLDERVRLLQDQLDTVRTDLGRRPATPRPAWPPGTRPPDKPPFPPPLI
- the SHROOM1 gene encoding protein Shroom1 isoform X3, which codes for MEALGPGGDCASPASSTRSLDLRRLSARADSAYSSFSAASGGPEPRTPSPGTHQLPYLDWDYVRVVWGGPAPTAGLRTSPQPRPAAAARSGPRPPEIRGTPGPLSRQTTPLLYALAAEAEAAARAAEPPSPPASRAAYRQRLQGAQRRVLRETSFQRKELRMSLPARLRPAAPARPSAAHPRSALLSQPGGEAEPARPGAPAPVTAGRGRLANQQRQWCFSEPGKLDRVGRGGGLTGECSGEACSSSGLARPEPREWQQRTLAEFEGHQIRWLLATQPRSIEDPKPRSLRLSNAYRPAGRSQSASGEVLSPWGSPGGVMPIAQAVPQGAETPRPLFQTKLSSVHASDRQYGAGLGQRADQAIIPSEQPLHEHPETAGADDCWQGVNGSVSVSRPTSCSPPGTANGDIATFDPTGLLTTDPPTAAETDPLKPLPCDALRPPGNDTPGPSDHTALAWGTGQTGSRSTWPSPRLEELVQELARLDPSLSDTLTSYPSPEPSLGLLDGLIPLAEVWAAMRPACGEAGEEAAGTSASSSYLLNSTQRLPASQKETRPENLTTYAVPDEPCGPGLPEPNNSIQAKKVELADLLQKTLRELQAEQEQLQGAAQAWARRGAALEAAVGQACAPHELERFSRFMADIERVLGLLLLLGSRLDRVHRALARAGADGDPDEQASLLQRLGLLQRQQEDAKELKQHVARRERALREVLARALPADELRAYRALLVGKAAVLAQQRSLDERVRLLQDQLDTVRTDLGRRPATPRPAWPPGTRPPDKPPFPPPLI
- the SHROOM1 gene encoding protein Shroom1 isoform X2, with protein sequence MEALGPGGDCASPASSTRSLDLRRLSARADSAYSSFSAASGGPEPRTPSPGTHQLPYLDWDYVRVVWGGPAPTAGLRTSPQPRPAAAARSGPRPPEIRGTPGPLSRQTTPLLYALAAEAEAAARAAEPPSPPASRAAYRQRLQGAQRRVLRETSFQRKELRMSLPARLRPAAPARPSAAHPRSALLSQPGGEAEPARPGAPAPVTAGRGRLANQQRQWCFSEPGKLDRVGRGGGLTGECSGEACSSSGLARPEPREWQQRTLAEFEGHQIRWLLATQPRSIEDPKPRSLRLSNAYRPAGRSQSASGEVLSPWGSPGGVMPIAQAVPQGAETPRPLFQTKLSRFLTQKEVAVVCSAEGPQSSPSDWEHRASENCIVSARLPSLPDDEVFLEEAPLVRMRSPADSHAPLGLPNSVHASDRQYGAGLGQRADQAIIPSEQPLHEHPETAGADDCWQGVNGSVSVSRPTSCSPPGTANGDIATFDPTGLLTTDPPTAAETDPLKPLPCDALRPPGNDTPGPSDHTALAWGTGQTGSRSTWPSPRLEELVQELARLDPSLSDTLTSYPSPEPSLGLLDGLIPLAEVWAAMRPACGEAGEEAAGTSASSSYLLNSTQRLPASQKETRPENLTTYAVPDEPCGPGLPEPNNSIQAKKVELADLLQKTLRELQAEQEQLQGAAQAWARRGAALEAAVGQACAPHELERFSRFMADIERVLGLLLLLGSRLDRVHRALARAGADGDPDEQASLLQRLGLLQRQQEDAKELKQHVARRERALREVLARALPADELRAYRALLVGKAAVLAQQRSLDERVRLLQDQLDTVRTDLGRRPATPRPAWPPGTRPPDKPPFPPPLI